A genomic region of Acidobacteriota bacterium contains the following coding sequences:
- a CDS encoding peptidase S10, with the protein MTRWRQFYWLAPALALGLITGAAAQFRRPTPNPHPNDWFRYEPNVKVNRPVVIWGAGEPPVVTHHSIQINGQTLNYTATVGFIPIKNATTQVVEGYLNYTYYAKDGVSNLQNRAITYLYNGGPGSGSIWLHLGSYAPVKIKLEPNGLSKPPYTVVPNPDTLLDQSDLCFINAMGTGWSRPTKPENGADFWGVENDIAAFGEFIRSFNNVYDRWNSPLFLYGESYGTTRSAGLAGYLTDHDIPVTGVILQSTIISSASHAGPLRYVNALPTQAMTAWYHHKVSPNLQKLTADQMSKAAINFASHEYMQALYDGANMTPAQRTKVLNDLHDFIGLPVSFLDQNNLRIDLGQFSTELLRGQHEMTGRLDSRFAGYLPDGGAQRTPFDISDANIENSFLTAFENYMRHDLNWKDPDIYYVLGGGIGRWSGEYNTVTNLEDAFDRNSDLKLFVAMGYYDFATVYGAVEWMLSHMKVSPQARANDIMTGHYQSGHMIYIDTKASIKMRNDLRTFYQKALAGRP; encoded by the coding sequence ATGACGAGATGGAGGCAGTTTTACTGGCTGGCGCCGGCACTGGCGCTCGGCCTTATCACCGGCGCGGCGGCGCAGTTCCGGCGCCCAACGCCGAACCCGCATCCCAACGACTGGTTCCGCTACGAACCGAACGTCAAAGTGAACCGACCCGTGGTGATTTGGGGAGCGGGCGAGCCGCCGGTCGTCACGCACCATTCCATCCAGATCAACGGCCAGACGCTGAACTACACCGCCACGGTGGGCTTCATTCCGATCAAGAACGCCACCACGCAAGTGGTTGAGGGCTATCTCAACTACACCTACTACGCCAAGGATGGCGTGTCGAATCTGCAGAACCGGGCGATCACCTATCTTTACAATGGCGGCCCCGGCTCAGGTTCGATCTGGCTGCATCTGGGCTCGTACGCGCCGGTGAAGATCAAGCTGGAGCCAAACGGACTTTCCAAGCCGCCCTACACCGTGGTCCCCAACCCCGATACGCTGCTCGACCAATCCGACCTGTGCTTCATCAACGCCATGGGTACAGGCTGGAGCCGGCCCACCAAGCCCGAAAATGGCGCCGATTTCTGGGGCGTTGAGAATGACATCGCCGCCTTCGGCGAGTTCATCCGCTCCTTCAATAACGTGTACGACCGCTGGAACTCGCCCCTGTTCCTTTACGGCGAAAGCTACGGCACCACGCGCTCGGCTGGCCTGGCCGGTTATCTCACCGACCACGACATCCCGGTCACGGGCGTGATTCTGCAATCCACCATCATCTCCTCCGCATCGCACGCCGGGCCGCTACGTTACGTCAATGCCCTGCCGACCCAGGCAATGACGGCGTGGTATCACCACAAGGTGTCGCCCAATCTGCAAAAGCTGACCGCCGATCAGATGTCGAAGGCCGCCATCAACTTTGCCAGCCATGAATACATGCAGGCGCTCTACGATGGCGCCAACATGACCCCGGCGCAACGCACCAAGGTACTGAACGACCTGCACGACTTCATCGGCTTGCCAGTGAGCTTTCTCGACCAGAACAATCTGCGCATCGATCTTGGCCAGTTTTCGACCGAACTGCTGCGCGGCCAGCATGAGATGACCGGCCGTCTCGATAGCCGCTTCGCCGGCTACCTGCCCGATGGCGGCGCGCAGCGCACGCCCTTCGACATCAGCGACGCCAACATCGAGAACTCCTTCCTGACCGCGTTTGAGAACTACATGCGGCACGATCTGAACTGGAAGGATCCGGACATCTACTACGTGCTCGGCGGCGGCATCGGCCGTTGGTCGGGGGAGTACAACACCGTCACCAATCTGGAGGACGCCTTCGACCGCAATTCCGACCTGAAGCTGTTTGTGGCCATGGGTTACTACGACTTCGCCACCGTCTACGGCGCGGTGGAATGGATGCTGTCCCACATGAAGGTCTCACCGCAAGCGCGGGCGAATGACATCATGACCGGCCATTACCAGAGCGGCCACATGATCTACATCGACACCAAGGCCAGCATCAAAATGCGCAACGACCTGCGCACCTTCTACCAAAAAGCGCTCGCTGGCCGGCCCTAA